One stretch of Limnohabitans sp. DNA includes these proteins:
- the rpoD gene encoding RNA polymerase sigma factor RpoD has product MPAQKPKKPAQAAAKAKPVAKPAVAKKAAAPVAKAKVPAKVPAKPAAKPAAKAVPSKVKATATPANAAKPVKKAVSVPAKKTELTEKKPIAKAAKTAVPAQDNKPAAKKVVTGAKRGPKKKGSIAPPSLEDELAELEDELEAEPVVEAGSETAEKAKPLRMKISKAKERALMKEFGLDETVLTEAEMKQRRDRLKALIKLGKTRGYLTNGEISDHLPDKLVDAETLEVVIATLNDLGVAVYEQTPDAESLIITDNAPSGSTEEEAEEAAEAALSTVDSEFGRTTDPVRMYMREMGTVELLTREGEIEIAKRIEGGLMDMMAAISASPATIAEILRLANEIREGKIVISTVVDGFANLNEADDYVAEEDFDEFDEADDDDGKGGSKALTKKLEELKNQALERFDRITVYFDKVHKAYLKEGWGTPSYIKVQSTLSEELMTIRFTAKTIEKLCDMVRGQVDDVRKKERELRRIIVDKCGYPQELFIAEFSGRDKNGKRVASNLLNLKWIEKQAAAGKSWSAVMGRNIPPVQDLQQKLMDLQSQVVVPLDELKDINKRMNAGERSSRDAKKEMIEANLRLVISIAKKYTNRGLQFLDLIQEGNIGLMKAVDKFEYRRGYKFSTYATWWIRQAITRSIADQARTIRIPVHMIETINKMNRISRQHLQEFGFEPDASILAEKMEIPEDKIRKIMKIAKEPISMETPIGDDDDSHLGDFIEDNTHTAPMDAALQAGLRDVVKDILDSLTPREAKVLRMRFGIEMSTDHTLEEVGKQFDVTRERIRQIEAKALRKLKHPSRSDKLRSFIDTM; this is encoded by the coding sequence CAGTCCCCAGCAAGGTCAAAGCAACGGCGACCCCGGCAAACGCTGCCAAGCCTGTGAAGAAAGCCGTCTCCGTGCCCGCCAAGAAAACCGAATTGACCGAGAAAAAACCCATTGCCAAAGCAGCCAAAACCGCTGTCCCGGCACAAGACAACAAACCCGCGGCCAAAAAAGTTGTGACCGGTGCCAAACGAGGCCCCAAGAAAAAAGGCAGCATCGCCCCCCCCAGCCTTGAAGACGAATTGGCGGAGCTCGAAGACGAGCTCGAAGCAGAGCCGGTCGTCGAAGCCGGATCCGAGACCGCCGAAAAAGCCAAACCCCTGCGCATGAAGATCAGCAAGGCCAAAGAACGCGCCTTGATGAAAGAATTCGGCCTGGACGAAACCGTCCTGACCGAAGCCGAAATGAAGCAGCGCCGTGACCGTCTGAAAGCGCTGATCAAGCTGGGCAAAACCCGTGGCTACCTGACCAACGGCGAAATCAGCGACCACCTGCCCGACAAGCTGGTCGATGCCGAAACCTTGGAAGTGGTGATTGCCACATTGAATGACCTGGGTGTGGCGGTGTACGAGCAAACGCCCGACGCCGAAAGCCTGATCATCACCGACAATGCGCCCTCCGGCTCAACCGAAGAAGAAGCCGAGGAAGCCGCTGAAGCCGCCCTCTCCACCGTGGACAGCGAATTCGGCCGCACCACCGACCCCGTGCGCATGTACATGCGCGAGATGGGCACGGTAGAGTTGCTGACCCGTGAAGGCGAGATCGAAATCGCCAAGCGCATCGAAGGCGGTTTGATGGACATGATGGCCGCGATCAGCGCATCACCGGCCACCATCGCCGAGATCCTGCGCCTGGCCAACGAAATCCGCGAAGGAAAAATCGTCATCTCCACCGTGGTGGACGGTTTCGCCAACCTGAACGAAGCCGACGACTACGTGGCCGAAGAAGACTTCGACGAATTCGACGAAGCCGACGACGACGACGGCAAAGGCGGCTCCAAAGCCCTGACCAAGAAGCTCGAAGAACTGAAAAATCAGGCCCTGGAACGCTTTGACCGCATCACCGTTTACTTCGATAAAGTGCACAAGGCTTACCTCAAGGAAGGCTGGGGGACTCCGTCTTACATCAAGGTGCAATCAACCCTGTCCGAAGAGCTGATGACCATCCGATTCACCGCCAAGACCATCGAGAAACTCTGCGACATGGTGCGCGGTCAGGTGGACGACGTGCGCAAGAAAGAGCGCGAACTGCGCCGCATCATTGTCGACAAATGTGGCTACCCGCAAGAGCTGTTCATCGCCGAGTTCAGTGGCCGTGATAAAAACGGCAAGCGCGTGGCTTCCAATTTACTCAACCTCAAGTGGATCGAAAAACAAGCTGCTGCGGGCAAGAGCTGGAGCGCTGTCATGGGCCGCAACATCCCGCCTGTGCAGGACCTGCAACAAAAACTGATGGACTTGCAATCGCAAGTGGTGGTGCCGCTCGATGAACTGAAAGACATCAACAAGCGCATGAACGCCGGCGAGCGCTCGTCACGCGACGCCAAGAAAGAGATGATCGAGGCCAACTTGCGCCTGGTCATCTCCATCGCCAAGAAGTACACCAACCGTGGTTTGCAGTTCCTCGACTTGATCCAGGAAGGCAACATCGGCCTGATGAAGGCGGTCGACAAATTCGAATACCGCCGGGGCTACAAGTTTTCAACCTACGCCACCTGGTGGATCCGCCAGGCCATCACCCGCTCCATCGCGGACCAGGCCCGTACGATCCGCATTCCGGTGCACATGATCGAGACGATCAACAAGATGAACCGCATCTCACGCCAGCACCTGCAGGAGTTCGGCTTCGAGCCCGACGCCTCGATCCTGGCCGAAAAAATGGAGATCCCGGAAGACAAAATCCGCAAGATCATGAAGATCGCCAAGGAGCCGATCTCCATGGAGACGCCGATCGGTGACGACGACGACAGCCACTTGGGCGACTTCATCGAAGACAACACCCACACCGCCCCCATGGATGCGGCCTTACAAGCGGGTCTGCGCGACGTGGTCAAGGACATCCTGGACAGCCTGACCCCACGCGAAGCCAAAGTGCTGCGCATGCGTTTTGGCATCGAGATGTCCACCGACCACACCCTGGAAGAAGTGGGCAAGCAGTTCGACGTGACCCGCGAACGCATCCGCCAGATCGAAGCCAAGGCGCTGCGCAAGCTCAAGCACCCCAGCCGCAGCGACAAACTTCGCAGTTTCATCGACACGATGTAA
- a CDS encoding Crp/Fnr family transcriptional regulator — translation MQIDISDGSSADIVLIGKEGMVGSGVMGGNQNFSRARVKFAGFAYKLPLSVFQSELALDSAFLKIWMATTRQMILQIAMPTVCSSKHSNEQQIIRWIMNTLDKTQGQTLQITHQEIADTLGIRRESVTLTAGKLSHEGLIEVTRGQLQILDRPKLEVRACECYRVMHPAKQH, via the coding sequence ATGCAAATTGACATCTCGGATGGTTCGTCGGCCGACATTGTCTTGATCGGCAAAGAAGGCATGGTCGGCAGCGGCGTCATGGGCGGCAACCAGAACTTCAGCCGGGCACGTGTGAAGTTTGCGGGATTTGCCTACAAGTTGCCCTTGAGTGTTTTCCAGTCTGAGCTGGCCCTGGACAGCGCATTCCTGAAAATCTGGATGGCGACCACGCGGCAAATGATCTTGCAAATCGCCATGCCCACCGTCTGCAGCAGCAAACACAGCAATGAGCAACAGATCATTCGCTGGATCATGAACACCCTGGACAAAACCCAAGGGCAAACGCTTCAAATCACTCATCAAGAAATCGCCGACACACTGGGCATTCGGCGGGAGTCGGTCACTCTGACCGCAGGCAAATTGAGCCACGAAGGCTTGATCGAAGTCACACGGGGGCAATTGCAAATCCTGGACCGCCCCAAGCTGGAGGTCAGGGCCTGTGAATGCTATCGGGTGATGCACCCGGCCAAACAACATTGA
- a CDS encoding HlyD family efflux transporter periplasmic adaptor subunit codes for MAVSREVFLNAPNKGVLWRKFGSNGTEVVIGTDLAHVITCDHLFLDVAVPESSLESFQIGKPVQYRLIGSTAWLTGHIQAVTGSGNNLQDTTLVAQLQPEKKDARIFVKINAADLDKPQENLCFAGRKVDVKVPREWRPSVWLSRVSSFLV; via the coding sequence ATGGCCGTATCTCGTGAGGTGTTCCTGAATGCACCCAACAAAGGGGTTTTGTGGCGCAAGTTCGGCAGCAACGGCACCGAAGTCGTGATCGGCACGGATCTGGCCCATGTGATCACCTGCGACCACCTGTTTCTCGATGTGGCCGTTCCGGAATCCTCGCTGGAATCTTTCCAAATCGGCAAACCGGTGCAGTACCGCCTGATTGGCAGCACCGCATGGCTGACAGGACACATCCAGGCTGTCACGGGCAGTGGCAACAACTTGCAAGATACGACCTTGGTCGCACAACTGCAGCCTGAAAAAAAAGACGCCCGAATATTCGTCAAGATCAATGCGGCTGACCTGGACAAACCGCAGGAAAATTTGTGCTTTGCAGGCCGCAAAGTGGATGTCAAAGTGCCCCGCGAATGGCGGCCCTCGGTCTGGCTGAGCCGGGTCAGCTCATTTCTCGTGTGA